A part of Gemmatimonas groenlandica genomic DNA contains:
- a CDS encoding HupE/UreJ family protein: MSARRMLVALSVALTTFAAPLHAHLMPAQSGTLNVRGRAVFGALSIPVSTLTGFDDDGNGRLSPIELQRHDAALQQQISSRLQLTNGTDRGSRDFLQLSVELVENDPASAGGGTHVLVLVKQTFIAAPAQLAIHTDLFGSTGSEQQLAIKAMHDSTAEMAVLRASHPNHQFFQSPAHVATQYSALGIEHILTGVDHVLFVLTIIVAAAGWRYWLTVLTSFTVAHSITLALGMLNVVRISPSIVEPLILASIVLMFALNITHKATKLPVRAAIVFACGLLHGLGFASAMADIGLSGSSKLISLTAFNAGIELGQAAIVAVALLAIFAAKAHRPKPVPPFTLSAVDS, encoded by the coding sequence GTGTCCGCACGTCGCATGCTCGTGGCGCTCAGCGTCGCGCTCACCACGTTCGCGGCCCCGTTGCACGCGCATCTCATGCCCGCGCAATCGGGCACGCTGAACGTGCGCGGCCGTGCCGTGTTCGGTGCGCTCAGCATCCCCGTCTCGACGCTCACCGGCTTCGATGACGACGGTAACGGCCGACTCTCGCCCATCGAACTGCAGCGACACGATGCCGCGCTGCAGCAGCAAATCTCCTCTCGGCTCCAACTCACCAACGGCACCGATCGCGGCTCGCGGGACTTCCTGCAGCTCTCGGTAGAGTTGGTCGAGAACGACCCCGCATCTGCCGGGGGCGGCACGCACGTGTTGGTGCTCGTGAAGCAAACCTTCATCGCCGCGCCAGCGCAGCTCGCCATCCACACCGACCTGTTCGGCTCCACCGGCAGCGAACAACAACTCGCCATCAAAGCCATGCACGACAGCACCGCTGAAATGGCCGTCCTCCGCGCCAGTCACCCCAATCATCAATTCTTTCAGAGCCCCGCGCACGTCGCCACGCAATACTCCGCACTCGGCATCGAGCACATCCTCACCGGCGTCGATCACGTCCTCTTCGTGCTCACGATCATCGTCGCCGCTGCCGGTTGGCGCTACTGGCTCACCGTGCTCACCAGCTTCACGGTCGCGCACAGCATCACCCTCGCACTGGGCATGCTGAACGTGGTGCGCATCTCGCCGAGCATCGTGGAACCACTGATCCTCGCCAGCATCGTGCTGATGTTTGCGCTGAACATCACGCACAAAGCCACGAAACTCCCGGTTCGCGCCGCCATCGTCTTCGCCTGCGGCCTGCTGCACGGACTCGGCTTCGCCAGCGCCATGGCCGATATCGGCCTGAGCGGCAGCAGCAAGCTGATCAGCCTCACCGCCTTCAACGCGGGCATCGAACTAGGCCAAGCAGCGATCGTGGCGGTAGCACTCCTCGCCATCTTCGCCGCAAAAGCCCACCGCCCAAAGCCAGTCCCGCCGTTCACTCTTAGCGCAGTTGACTCTTAG
- a CDS encoding HlyD family secretion protein, which yields MNIRLLIPAALVVAGGVWGFNRWSFSQTHESTDNAQVDGHIVPVVAKVGGYVMTVNVGENAHVDDKGVLVSIDEREYAVKLAQAEADYAAAVAAAGSGGLEGQAAAMVRTASSQRDVGDAQVLAARAQVVKAQSDLARAKELSAKQIISVAQLDAAQAAFDAASATLTATQRQVSAATSGVSNAEAGVRLARARLAAAKAARENASLQLSYAKITAPLSGIVSRKQVEVGQLVQAGQTLLSIVSDTGVFVTANFKETQLNRVRVGQKVELEIDAYAEKAEGEVESIASATGAKFALLPPDNATGNFTKVVQRVPVRIRITKALGADRPLRPGMSVLANVIVK from the coding sequence ATGAATATCCGTTTACTCATCCCTGCTGCTCTGGTCGTCGCCGGCGGCGTGTGGGGCTTCAATCGCTGGTCCTTTTCGCAGACGCACGAATCGACGGACAATGCGCAGGTCGACGGACACATCGTGCCGGTCGTCGCCAAGGTTGGCGGCTACGTCATGACGGTGAATGTCGGCGAGAATGCGCATGTCGACGACAAGGGCGTGCTCGTGTCGATCGACGAGCGTGAATACGCCGTGAAGCTGGCGCAAGCCGAGGCCGACTATGCGGCGGCGGTGGCCGCTGCGGGCAGTGGTGGACTCGAGGGTCAGGCGGCCGCGATGGTGCGCACGGCGTCGAGTCAGCGCGACGTGGGCGATGCGCAGGTGCTGGCTGCCCGTGCGCAGGTGGTGAAGGCGCAGAGTGATCTGGCGCGCGCGAAGGAACTCTCGGCGAAGCAGATCATCAGCGTCGCACAGCTCGACGCAGCGCAGGCCGCGTTCGATGCCGCGTCGGCCACGCTTACGGCCACACAGCGTCAAGTGAGTGCCGCGACGTCGGGTGTATCGAACGCCGAAGCGGGTGTCCGTCTGGCGCGGGCCCGTCTCGCGGCGGCAAAGGCGGCGCGCGAGAATGCGTCGCTGCAGCTGTCCTACGCGAAGATCACGGCGCCGCTGTCGGGCATCGTGTCGCGTAAGCAGGTGGAAGTAGGACAGCTCGTGCAGGCCGGTCAGACGTTGCTGTCGATCGTATCGGACACCGGCGTGTTCGTGACGGCGAATTTCAAGGAGACGCAGCTCAACCGCGTTCGTGTCGGCCAGAAGGTCGAACTCGAGATCGATGCGTACGCGGAGAAGGCAGAGGGCGAGGTGGAGAGCATCGCGTCGGCCACGGGCGCCAAGTTCGCGCTGCTGCCGCCGGACAATGCCACGGGCAACTTCACGAAGGTCGTGCAGCGTGTGCCGGTGCGTATCCGCATCACGAAGGCGCTGGGCGCCGATCGTCCGTTGCGCCCGGGCATGTCAGTGCTCGCAAACGTCATCGTGAAGTAG
- a CDS encoding TolC family protein produces the protein MKQLSSIIAVVLAMTGTALPAQTALSLGDAARLAAKQSGGVDVARQRVAQAEARVTQRRGALFPDLAAGIQQSERTLNSATFGFSFSNPVTGQPLLRPDGELIGPVPTVDVRYRLQQPLLDLGNVAKWRAAQSSVLAASADVQAQADLAAANAAAVYVRAARAEAQLSSRRADSALAADLLRIARDQLQAGTGIALDVTRAESQLANVRAQIIGARNERDRGLLELKRAVGLPLDAPLSLSDSLASMPVGDVAPDAATALARATESRADVKALVAQETAQRAASQAIKWERTPQLGLVVDQGVIGKNWNRMLPTYSWGVQLSVGLFDGFRREGRVQEQIAATRETDAKLRDLRAQSALEVRAALLDLSAALEQVDAVRERLQLAEQEVTQAQERFRAGVAGNGDVITALLSLNQARTLRNDALASYQGSRVALAKAMGEVQKLP, from the coding sequence ATGAAGCAGCTTTCGTCCATTATTGCCGTCGTTCTCGCGATGACCGGCACCGCCCTGCCCGCGCAAACTGCGTTGTCGCTGGGCGACGCCGCCCGACTGGCGGCCAAACAAAGTGGTGGCGTCGACGTGGCCCGTCAGCGCGTGGCGCAGGCGGAAGCCCGCGTGACGCAGCGACGTGGCGCACTCTTCCCCGATCTCGCCGCCGGCATTCAGCAGTCCGAGCGCACGCTCAACTCGGCGACGTTCGGTTTTTCCTTCAGCAATCCGGTCACGGGCCAGCCGCTACTGCGCCCTGATGGTGAACTCATCGGACCGGTGCCCACGGTCGACGTACGCTATCGGTTGCAGCAGCCGCTGCTCGACCTGGGCAACGTCGCCAAGTGGCGTGCCGCCCAGTCGTCGGTGTTGGCCGCCAGTGCCGACGTGCAAGCGCAGGCCGACTTGGCGGCGGCCAACGCCGCAGCCGTGTACGTGCGCGCCGCGCGCGCCGAGGCGCAGCTGTCATCACGCCGCGCCGACTCGGCGTTGGCGGCCGATCTGCTGCGCATTGCACGCGATCAATTGCAGGCCGGCACGGGCATCGCCCTCGATGTCACGCGAGCCGAGTCACAGCTGGCGAATGTGCGGGCGCAGATCATCGGTGCGCGCAATGAGCGTGACCGTGGGTTGCTCGAACTCAAGCGCGCCGTGGGATTGCCACTCGATGCGCCGCTCTCGCTCAGTGATTCACTGGCCAGCATGCCGGTTGGTGATGTGGCGCCCGACGCAGCGACCGCGCTCGCCCGCGCGACGGAATCGCGCGCCGATGTGAAGGCGTTGGTGGCACAAGAGACGGCGCAGCGCGCCGCGTCGCAGGCCATCAAGTGGGAGCGTACGCCGCAGCTCGGACTGGTGGTCGATCAGGGTGTGATCGGCAAGAACTGGAATCGCATGCTGCCCACGTACTCGTGGGGGGTGCAGCTGTCGGTCGGCCTCTTCGACGGCTTCCGTCGCGAAGGACGCGTGCAGGAGCAGATCGCGGCCACGCGTGAAACCGATGCCAAGCTGCGTGATCTGCGTGCGCAGAGCGCGCTCGAAGTCCGCGCCGCGCTGCTCGATCTGAGCGCCGCGCTGGAACAGGTCGATGCCGTACGAGAGCGCCTGCAGCTCGCCGAGCAGGAGGTTACCCAAGCGCAGGAACGCTTCCGCGCCGGTGTTGCCGGCAACGGTGACGTGATCACGGCGCTGCTCTCGCTGAATCAGGCCCGCACGCTGCGCAACGATGCACTGGCCAGCTACCAAGGTTCCCGCGTCGCGCTGGCCAAGGCGATGGGCGAAGTCCAAAAGCTGCCGTAA
- a CDS encoding DUF1501 domain-containing protein yields the protein MNHPRDDVACDEYRHVSRRRFLELGSIGAASVALPSWLPSVQFAESEDGVRDVLVSVFLRGGADGLTLVAPYADPTYYALRPTLAIPRPDSSSPNRGLALGTFFMLPRTMAPLMAPYLSGELLAVHACGQSATKSRSHFEAERYLEQGKPEDYTIQSGWLARHLATSAPMSATAPMRATSITYGMPRTLAGAPKSLPVPRPASFGVTTPSTAALQRLYNGAWTPMRDSAIDGLATVTLLNRLDFNGYRPANGATYRNDNLGQALRAIATMIKGDIGLEAAHVDANGWDTHANQGSIGGVLADNMTEFASALGAFWQDIMQGPSNSRVTLIATTEFGRNARENGSVGTDHGRASVMFLMGKAIAGGQVITQWPGLEREQLEDGQDLKVTIDMRDVLAEVVQNRLNNRNLSAIFPDYTPRFRGVTK from the coding sequence ATGAACCATCCACGCGACGATGTGGCGTGCGACGAATACCGACACGTCAGTCGACGGCGTTTTCTCGAACTCGGCTCGATCGGCGCGGCGTCGGTCGCGCTGCCGTCGTGGTTGCCGTCGGTGCAGTTCGCCGAATCCGAAGACGGTGTGCGCGATGTGCTGGTCTCGGTGTTTCTGCGCGGTGGTGCCGACGGCCTCACGCTCGTGGCGCCGTACGCCGATCCCACGTACTACGCGCTACGCCCAACGTTGGCGATTCCACGCCCCGACAGCAGCTCTCCCAACCGCGGACTCGCGCTCGGCACCTTCTTCATGCTGCCGCGCACGATGGCGCCGCTGATGGCGCCGTATCTCTCGGGTGAACTGCTCGCCGTACACGCCTGCGGGCAGTCGGCGACGAAGTCGCGTTCGCACTTCGAGGCCGAGCGTTATCTCGAGCAGGGCAAGCCCGAGGACTACACGATTCAGTCGGGCTGGCTGGCGCGGCATCTTGCGACGAGCGCGCCGATGAGCGCGACCGCGCCGATGCGTGCCACGTCGATCACCTACGGCATGCCGCGCACGCTGGCCGGCGCGCCGAAGAGTCTTCCAGTACCACGACCCGCCTCGTTCGGCGTGACCACGCCGAGTACGGCCGCGTTGCAGCGTCTGTACAACGGTGCGTGGACGCCGATGCGCGACAGCGCGATCGATGGACTCGCCACGGTCACGTTGTTGAACCGGCTCGACTTCAACGGCTACCGCCCGGCCAACGGCGCGACGTATCGCAACGACAATCTCGGACAAGCGCTGCGCGCGATCGCTACGATGATCAAAGGCGACATCGGACTCGAAGCGGCGCACGTGGACGCGAATGGCTGGGATACGCACGCCAATCAGGGCTCCATCGGTGGCGTGCTGGCCGACAACATGACGGAATTCGCGAGTGCGCTCGGCGCGTTCTGGCAGGACATCATGCAAGGGCCGAGCAACTCTCGCGTCACCCTTATCGCTACCACCGAATTCGGACGCAACGCGCGCGAGAACGGCAGCGTCGGTACCGATCATGGCCGCGCCAGCGTGATGTTCCTGATGGGCAAGGCGATCGCCGGCGGGCAGGTGATCACGCAGTGGCCCGGTCTGGAACGCGAACAGCTCGAAGACGGACAGGATCTCAAGGTCACGATCGACATGCGTGACGTGCTTGCTGAAGTCGTGCAAAACCGTCTCAACAACCGCAATCTGTCGGCGATCTTCCCCGACTATACGCCACGCTTTCGTGGAGTGACCAAGTGA
- the nth gene encoding endonuclease III, translated as MTKTHGQKPSQRAALVSRSPKTKADKLAIATVVLERLKAEYPDAHCELDYRNPFELLGATILSAQCTDVRVNMVTPVLFARYPDAESLSVARQEDVEEIVRTTGFFRAKAKSLIGMATMLVERFGGEVPRTVTELVPLPGVGRKTANVVLGNAFGINEGIVVDTHVQRLARRLGLTREADPIGIEQALIPLFPRDDWALLSHLLIWHGRRRCFARKPDCGACVLAEVCPSCEVC; from the coding sequence ATGACGAAGACGCACGGGCAGAAGCCGTCGCAGCGCGCGGCGCTGGTGTCCCGATCGCCGAAAACAAAAGCCGACAAGCTGGCCATCGCCACGGTCGTGCTGGAGCGCCTGAAGGCGGAGTATCCCGACGCCCATTGCGAACTGGACTACCGCAATCCGTTCGAGCTGTTGGGCGCTACGATTCTCTCGGCGCAGTGCACCGATGTGCGCGTGAACATGGTCACCCCGGTGCTGTTCGCGCGCTATCCGGATGCCGAGTCGCTGAGTGTCGCGCGGCAAGAAGACGTGGAGGAGATCGTGCGCACCACGGGGTTCTTCCGCGCGAAAGCGAAGAGTCTGATCGGTATGGCGACGATGCTCGTGGAGCGATTCGGCGGAGAGGTGCCGCGTACCGTTACCGAGCTGGTGCCGCTGCCGGGTGTTGGACGGAAGACAGCGAATGTCGTGCTGGGCAATGCATTCGGGATCAACGAAGGCATCGTCGTGGACACCCACGTGCAGCGGTTGGCGCGACGGCTAGGGCTCACGCGTGAAGCAGACCCGATCGGGATCGAGCAGGCGCTAATACCGCTCTTTCCACGCGACGATTGGGCGCTGCTGAGCCACTTGTTGATCTGGCACGGACGACGGCGATGCTTCGCGCGGAAGCCGGACTGCGGCGCGTGCGTTTTGGCAGAGGTTTGTCCGAGCTGCGAGGTTTGTTGA
- a CDS encoding DUF1800 domain-containing protein, which translates to MKTNRREWLKTGLGTAASGAVLAAAGAALAPAPLAAQLPSSRNARLGGLLSQLGQQAFWKSPEIRLLRRTSHGHTAPQVARALELGYEAYLEEQLNPQRIDDTACDSYIAATYRDLLAMTPRQAMTIADSGSPYFQLIRPLGRMTVERAMLSERTLFERMVEFWSDHFHVPIDGAYSLKLFHDQRVIRPKALGKVSDLINASMRSSAMLWYLDQVWNTKWGINENYARELMELHTVGWDGGYTQSDVRELARVLTGWSVDGQGIFQYKAELHDFEAKTVFGMNFPARTAGTGAAGMDEGIAFAAMLANHPATKRFIAAKLLRWFVRPDPTEAQIGAVVTAYTRSGGDIKAILRAVLSLENIMRAPAKLKRPMHLMVSALRTTGARAVPVADVRRDFDGLYFPLEAMGHRVGGWPTPDGYPDRAEFWAGMIIDRWNNVNTVLQVANTASGWTIVDLDPFLATPTVEGVVDAIRSRLFGGEMSADLDAELRAWLTAGLTRSRVLDALHLATMAPEFQFY; encoded by the coding sequence ATGAAGACCAACCGCCGGGAATGGTTGAAGACGGGGCTCGGCACCGCCGCCAGTGGGGCCGTATTGGCCGCGGCCGGGGCCGCGCTCGCCCCAGCGCCCCTTGCCGCCCAGCTTCCCTCGTCGCGCAACGCCCGGCTAGGTGGACTGCTGAGCCAGCTTGGCCAGCAGGCGTTCTGGAAGTCGCCCGAGATTCGGCTGCTACGCCGCACCTCGCACGGCCACACCGCCCCGCAGGTCGCCCGCGCCCTCGAGTTGGGCTACGAGGCCTACCTCGAGGAGCAGCTCAACCCGCAGCGCATCGACGATACGGCCTGCGACAGCTACATCGCCGCCACCTACCGCGATCTGCTGGCGATGACGCCGCGTCAGGCCATGACCATCGCCGACAGCGGCAGCCCGTACTTCCAGCTCATCCGCCCGCTTGGCCGCATGACGGTCGAACGCGCCATGCTCTCCGAGCGCACGCTCTTCGAGCGTATGGTCGAGTTCTGGTCGGATCACTTCCACGTGCCGATCGATGGCGCGTACAGCCTCAAACTGTTTCACGATCAGCGGGTCATCCGTCCGAAAGCCCTCGGGAAAGTCAGCGATCTGATCAACGCCAGCATGCGCAGCTCGGCGATGCTCTGGTACCTCGATCAGGTGTGGAACACCAAGTGGGGCATCAACGAGAACTACGCGCGCGAACTGATGGAGCTGCACACCGTCGGTTGGGATGGCGGCTACACGCAGAGCGACGTGCGCGAGCTGGCGCGTGTACTCACCGGCTGGTCCGTCGACGGGCAGGGCATCTTCCAGTACAAGGCCGAACTGCACGACTTCGAGGCGAAGACGGTGTTCGGCATGAACTTCCCGGCGCGCACGGCCGGCACCGGCGCCGCGGGCATGGACGAAGGCATCGCCTTTGCCGCGATGCTGGCCAATCATCCCGCCACCAAACGCTTCATCGCCGCTAAGCTGCTACGCTGGTTCGTGCGCCCCGATCCCACCGAGGCGCAGATTGGCGCCGTGGTGACGGCCTACACGCGCAGCGGTGGTGACATCAAGGCGATCCTGCGCGCCGTACTCTCGCTCGAGAACATCATGCGCGCGCCCGCCAAGTTGAAGCGACCCATGCATCTCATGGTGTCGGCGTTGCGCACGACCGGTGCGCGGGCGGTGCCAGTGGCCGATGTGCGTCGAGATTTCGATGGGCTGTACTTCCCACTCGAAGCGATGGGTCATCGCGTGGGCGGCTGGCCCACGCCCGACGGATATCCCGATCGCGCCGAATTCTGGGCGGGGATGATCATCGACCGGTGGAACAACGTGAACACCGTGCTGCAGGTGGCCAACACGGCCAGCGGCTGGACAATCGTGGATCTCGATCCGTTCCTCGCGACGCCAACGGTCGAGGGTGTCGTGGACGCCATTCGCTCGCGGCTCTTCGGCGGTGAGATGTCGGCGGATCTCGACGCAGAACTGCGTGCGTGGCTCACCGCTGGTCTCACGCGCAGTCGCGTGCTCGACGCCCTGCACCTCGCCACAATGGCGCCCGAATTTCAGTTCTATTGA
- a CDS encoding TetR/AcrR family transcriptional regulator, which translates to MTSIEPQRRRAPEERPTQILDAAFHEFGERGLAGARLDDIAKRAQVAKGTIYLYFPTKEALFREMVHTTIVAALAEAEASQASLVAESAEAQLRRLGQGWWVFLRTDRVQVLQRLVSLELGQFPDLMQFYADEVIARGRRLVSGIIARGVERGEFREVDPQLAARMFSSIWMSHSTWCARREFHKTLGSDEQVLDEMLEFYLYALRP; encoded by the coding sequence GTGACCAGTATTGAGCCCCAACGCCGGCGAGCGCCGGAAGAACGCCCCACCCAGATCCTCGACGCCGCCTTCCATGAGTTTGGCGAGCGCGGGCTGGCGGGCGCGCGCCTCGACGACATCGCCAAGCGGGCGCAGGTCGCCAAGGGCACCATCTACCTCTACTTCCCGACCAAGGAAGCGCTGTTTCGGGAGATGGTGCACACCACGATCGTGGCCGCGCTGGCGGAGGCGGAAGCCTCGCAGGCCAGCCTGGTGGCCGAGAGCGCCGAGGCCCAGCTGCGCCGGCTTGGACAGGGCTGGTGGGTGTTCCTCCGCACGGACCGGGTGCAGGTGCTGCAACGCCTCGTGTCGCTCGAGCTCGGGCAGTTCCCCGACCTCATGCAGTTCTACGCCGACGAAGTGATTGCCCGCGGGCGCCGTCTGGTGTCGGGCATCATCGCCCGCGGCGTCGAGCGTGGTGAATTCCGCGAGGTCGACCCGCAGCTGGCGGCCCGCATGTTCTCGTCCATCTGGATGTCGCACAGCACGTGGTGTGCGCGTCGTGAGTTCCACAAGACACTCGGCAGCGACGAGCAAGTGCTCGATGAAATGCTCGAGTTTTATCTCTACGCCCTGCGTCCATGA
- a CDS encoding VOC family protein translates to MNLGGDMLGGAQPVAFLAITDVERAKAFYGDVLGLRLISDDPFALVFDLAGVSLRLQKLREFLPHSFTSLGWQVDDATAVIVALRARGVEFERYGFIEQDADGLWTAPGGTRVAWFKDPDGNLLSLTQHAAG, encoded by the coding sequence GTGAATCTGGGGGGCGATATGCTGGGTGGTGCTCAACCGGTCGCCTTTCTGGCGATCACGGATGTCGAGCGCGCGAAGGCGTTCTACGGCGATGTGTTGGGCTTGCGGTTGATCTCGGACGATCCGTTCGCGTTGGTGTTCGACCTCGCGGGAGTGTCTCTTCGACTGCAGAAGCTTCGGGAGTTCTTGCCGCATTCCTTCACGTCGCTCGGGTGGCAAGTCGACGACGCGACGGCGGTTATTGTGGCGTTGCGCGCGCGGGGGGTGGAGTTCGAGCGCTACGGCTTCATCGAACAGGACGCCGATGGCCTCTGGACGGCGCCGGGCGGGACACGCGTAGCGTGGTTCAAGGACCCGGACGGGAATCTGCTCTCGCTGACGCAGCACGCGGCGGGGTAG
- a CDS encoding YHYH protein: MRCISAIVLCSAVAALSACSSSDDEGGTAPIGNTVDGVACAINSSSFNSSAKVNATSTVKWTCTSTTRTMTGNGIPDHPVTSGNFATPISAQNLTINFRFTPSLGTAAVTTANPGYALNSVKFDPATAGTCASNATSINPGGGCVAAMGTDPWRLEAIGGAFQFGTDESNAHVQPNGQYHYHGLPEAYLTKLNKGQAMTLVGFAIDGFPIYARYGYVAATNASSGIKAVTSSYRLKATPDAGRPSVTIFPMGTFTQDYEYAAGSGDLDECNGRTGVTPEYPAGIYHYYITATYPYVQRCVKGTV; this comes from the coding sequence ATGCGCTGCATTTCTGCGATCGTGCTGTGCTCCGCTGTTGCCGCTCTGTCGGCCTGTTCCTCGTCCGACGACGAGGGCGGCACCGCGCCCATTGGCAACACCGTAGACGGCGTGGCGTGCGCCATCAATAGCTCGTCGTTCAACAGTTCGGCCAAGGTCAACGCCACGAGCACCGTGAAATGGACGTGTACGTCCACCACGCGCACGATGACGGGAAATGGGATTCCCGATCATCCGGTCACGAGCGGGAACTTCGCGACACCGATCAGCGCGCAGAATCTCACGATCAACTTCCGCTTCACGCCGTCGTTGGGCACCGCGGCGGTGACCACGGCGAATCCGGGATATGCGCTCAATAGCGTAAAGTTCGACCCGGCTACCGCAGGCACGTGTGCCTCCAACGCCACGTCCATCAACCCCGGCGGCGGCTGCGTGGCGGCGATGGGCACCGACCCGTGGCGCCTCGAAGCGATCGGTGGCGCCTTCCAGTTCGGCACGGATGAGAGCAACGCGCATGTGCAGCCTAACGGGCAGTACCACTATCACGGTTTGCCGGAAGCGTATCTCACGAAGCTGAACAAGGGCCAGGCCATGACCTTGGTGGGCTTCGCGATCGACGGCTTCCCCATCTACGCGCGCTACGGATACGTCGCCGCCACCAACGCGTCGTCGGGCATCAAGGCGGTCACGTCGAGCTACCGTCTCAAGGCGACACCCGATGCCGGCCGTCCATCGGTGACCATCTTTCCGATGGGGACGTTCACGCAGGACTATGAGTACGCCGCCGGCAGTGGTGATCTCGACGAATGCAACGGCCGCACCGGCGTCACGCCCGAGTATCCGGCCGGCATCTATCACTACTACATCACTGCCACGTATCCGTACGTGCAGCGTTGCGTGAAGGGCACGGTGTAG
- a CDS encoding peptidylprolyl isomerase — protein MAKLATFETTKGTLVAELYPAEAPKTVENFEKLANQGFYDGVKFHRVIDEFVVQGGDPYSRDLPAGDRRIGTGGPGWQIPCETAGNPHKHEVGALSMAHAGKNTGGSQFFIVLSEANTRHLNGVHTVFGKVTKGLEFLPSIVANDGMVSVRVTDAD, from the coding sequence GTGGCTAAGCTGGCAACGTTCGAGACCACCAAGGGGACCCTTGTCGCCGAGTTGTACCCGGCCGAGGCGCCCAAGACCGTAGAGAATTTCGAGAAGCTCGCCAATCAAGGCTTCTATGATGGCGTGAAGTTTCATCGCGTGATCGATGAGTTCGTGGTGCAGGGCGGCGACCCGTACTCGCGCGACCTTCCGGCCGGCGATCGTCGGATCGGCACGGGTGGCCCGGGCTGGCAGATTCCCTGCGAGACGGCCGGCAATCCGCACAAGCATGAAGTGGGCGCGCTGTCGATGGCGCATGCCGGCAAGAACACCGGCGGCAGCCAGTTCTTTATCGTGCTGAGCGAGGCGAACACGCGTCACCTGAACGGCGTGCACACGGTATTCGGCAAGGTCACGAAGGGGCTGGAGTTCCTCCCGTCGATCGTGGCGAACGATGGCATGGTGTCGGTGCGCGTCACCGACGCCGACTGA